From Pseudomonas alcaligenes, a single genomic window includes:
- a CDS encoding MarR family winged helix-turn-helix transcriptional regulator, producing MPRKPKPLPAPPATEPLDSALNNLVGYVMRRVQMTLTQHLSQRLEEHDIRPAQFTALSIIEQSPGLMQADLAKALAIEPPQAVLMINKLESRGLAMRIRSNPDKRSYGLFLSKSGEQLLRQLKEIAAQSDLDSTAALAPEEREQLLALLHKLYR from the coding sequence ATGCCGCGCAAGCCCAAGCCCCTCCCCGCTCCGCCTGCCACGGAGCCGCTCGACAGCGCGCTGAACAACCTGGTCGGCTATGTGATGCGCCGCGTGCAGATGACGCTCACCCAGCACCTCAGCCAGCGGCTGGAGGAACACGACATCCGCCCGGCGCAGTTCACCGCGCTGAGCATCATCGAGCAGTCGCCGGGGCTGATGCAGGCCGACCTGGCCAAGGCATTGGCCATCGAACCGCCACAGGCGGTACTGATGATCAACAAGCTGGAAAGTCGCGGACTGGCCATGCGCATCCGCAGCAACCCGGACAAGCGCTCCTACGGCCTGTTCCTCAGCAAGAGCGGCGAGCAACTGCTCAGGCAGCTCAAGGAAATCGCCGCGCAAAGCGATCTGGACTCCACTGCAGCGCTCGCGCCCGAAGAGCGCGAGCAGCTCCTGGCGTTGCTGCACAAGCTGTACCGCTAG
- a CDS encoding feruloyl-CoA synthase produces the protein MAQRPQPVRYRQVAIGQPAVIVTPGADGVVYLRAEEPLQAAPERLLDRLLHWAELRPEATLVAERAADGSWRRISYRQMLANVRNLAQALLGYGLCAERPLVILSGNDLEHLQLAFAALYAGIPYCPVSPAYALLSQDLAKLRHIFELLQPGLIFAADAQPFGRAIEALSPAATPLIFTRGELPGRASVTFASLLAQPGDCAQADRAFAATNAGSLAKFLFTSGSTKLPKAVPTTQGMLCANQQMLLQTFPEFAIEPPVLVDWLPWNHTFGGSHNVGIVLYNGGSLYLDGGKPTPQGMAETLRNLKDISPTAYLTVPKGWEELVGALEHDAELRDSFFARIKLFFFAAAGLSQSVWDRLDRIAEQHCGERIRMMAGLGMTEASPSCTFTTGPLSMAGYIGLPAPGCEVKLVPLDGKLEGRFRGPHIMAGYWRSPQQTAEAFDAEGFYRSGDALKFADAQQPQLGLMFDGRIAEDFKLSSGVFVSVGPLRNRVVLDGAPYVQDVVVAAPERDCLGLLVFPRLAECRALAALAADASVAQVLASTAVRAWFAAWLQRLNSAATGSANRLEWLCLLAEPPSIDAGEITDKGSLNQRAVLQRRAELIEALYGGQEPQLVRYEPPA, from the coding sequence ATGGCGCAGCGGCCGCAGCCGGTGCGCTATCGCCAGGTCGCCATCGGCCAGCCCGCGGTAATTGTCACCCCCGGTGCCGATGGGGTGGTTTATCTGCGTGCCGAGGAGCCCCTGCAGGCCGCACCCGAGCGCCTGCTCGATCGCCTGTTGCACTGGGCCGAGCTGAGGCCGGAGGCGACCCTGGTCGCCGAGCGGGCAGCCGATGGCAGCTGGCGGCGCATCAGTTACCGGCAGATGCTGGCCAATGTGCGCAACCTGGCCCAGGCCCTGCTGGGCTACGGCCTGTGCGCCGAGCGGCCGCTGGTGATCCTCTCGGGCAACGACCTGGAGCACCTGCAGCTGGCCTTTGCTGCCCTGTATGCGGGGATTCCCTATTGCCCGGTGTCGCCGGCCTACGCGCTGCTGTCGCAGGATCTGGCCAAGCTGCGGCACATCTTCGAGCTGCTGCAGCCGGGACTGATCTTCGCCGCCGATGCCCAGCCGTTCGGACGTGCCATCGAGGCCCTGAGCCCGGCCGCTACCCCGCTGATCTTCACTCGCGGCGAGCTGCCGGGGCGTGCCAGCGTGACCTTCGCCAGCCTGCTGGCGCAGCCGGGCGATTGCGCACAGGCCGACCGCGCCTTTGCCGCGACCAATGCCGGCAGCCTCGCCAAGTTTCTCTTCACCTCCGGTTCGACCAAGCTGCCCAAGGCCGTGCCGACCACCCAGGGCATGCTCTGCGCCAACCAGCAGATGCTCCTGCAGACCTTTCCCGAGTTCGCCATCGAGCCGCCGGTGCTGGTCGACTGGCTGCCGTGGAACCATACCTTCGGCGGCAGCCACAACGTCGGCATCGTGCTGTACAACGGCGGCAGCCTGTACCTCGACGGCGGCAAGCCGACGCCGCAGGGCATGGCCGAGACTCTGCGCAACCTCAAGGACATCTCGCCCACTGCCTACCTCACCGTGCCCAAGGGCTGGGAAGAACTGGTGGGCGCGCTGGAGCACGACGCCGAGCTGCGCGACAGCTTCTTCGCCCGCATCAAGCTGTTCTTCTTCGCCGCTGCCGGGCTGTCGCAGAGCGTCTGGGATCGTCTCGACCGGATCGCCGAGCAGCACTGCGGCGAGCGCATCCGCATGATGGCCGGCCTGGGCATGACCGAAGCCTCACCGTCCTGCACCTTCACCACCGGGCCGCTGTCGATGGCCGGCTATATCGGCCTGCCGGCACCGGGCTGCGAGGTCAAGCTGGTGCCGCTCGATGGCAAGCTGGAAGGGCGCTTCCGCGGCCCGCACATCATGGCCGGCTACTGGCGTTCGCCGCAGCAGACCGCCGAGGCCTTCGACGCAGAGGGCTTCTACCGCTCTGGCGACGCGCTGAAGTTTGCCGATGCCCAGCAGCCGCAACTGGGGCTGATGTTCGACGGGCGTATCGCCGAAGACTTCAAGTTGTCTTCCGGGGTGTTCGTCAGCGTCGGCCCGCTGCGCAACCGGGTGGTGCTCGATGGCGCGCCCTATGTGCAGGATGTGGTGGTGGCGGCGCCGGAGCGCGATTGCCTGGGGCTGCTGGTGTTCCCGCGCCTGGCCGAATGCCGTGCGCTGGCTGCCCTGGCGGCAGACGCCAGTGTGGCCCAGGTGCTGGCCAGTACGGCCGTGCGCGCCTGGTTCGCGGCCTGGCTGCAGCGCCTGAACAGCGCCGCCACCGGCAGCGCCAATCGCCTGGAGTGGCTGTGCTTGCTGGCCGAGCCGCCGTCCATCGATGCCGGCGAGATCACCGACAAGGGTTCGCTCAACCAGCGCGCGGTGCTGCAGCGGCGCGCCGAGCTGATCGAGGCGTTGTATGGCGGTCAGGAGCCGCAGCTGGTGCGCTACGAGCCGCCGGCCTGA
- a CDS encoding peroxiredoxin, with protein MALRINDLVPDFSADTDQGAIRFHDWIGNDWAILFSHPKDFTPVCTTEFGAVAQLAAEWQKRGTKVIGVSVDGVDAHKKWKGDIEGLCGAQASFPIIADEGLAVSKAFDMLPAEAYLPDGRTAADTATVRSVFIIGPDKKLKLSMTYPMSVGRNFAEVLRALDALQLTYNVPLATPANWTAGQDVIVALALNDEQAREKYGNIEIKLPYLRTTKAPK; from the coding sequence ATGGCACTGCGCATCAACGACCTCGTTCCCGACTTCAGCGCCGACACCGATCAGGGCGCTATCCGCTTCCACGACTGGATAGGCAATGACTGGGCCATCCTGTTCTCCCACCCCAAGGACTTCACCCCGGTGTGCACCACCGAATTCGGTGCCGTGGCCCAGCTGGCCGCCGAGTGGCAGAAGCGCGGCACCAAGGTGATCGGCGTATCGGTGGACGGAGTGGATGCGCACAAGAAATGGAAAGGCGATATCGAGGGCCTGTGCGGCGCCCAGGCCAGCTTCCCGATCATTGCCGATGAAGGCCTGGCTGTGTCCAAGGCCTTCGACATGCTGCCCGCCGAGGCCTACCTGCCCGATGGCCGTACCGCTGCCGATACCGCCACCGTGCGCTCGGTGTTCATCATCGGGCCGGACAAGAAGCTCAAGCTGTCGATGACCTACCCCATGTCGGTCGGGCGCAACTTCGCCGAAGTGCTGCGCGCCCTGGATGCCCTGCAGCTGACCTACAACGTACCACTGGCCACCCCGGCCAACTGGACGGCCGGCCAGGACGTCATAGTCGCCCTCGCCCTCAACGACGAGCAGGCCCGCGAGAAGTACGGCAACATCGAGATCAAGCTGCCCTACCTGCGTACCACCAAAGCCCCTAAGTAA
- a CDS encoding p-hydroxycinnamoyl CoA hydratase/lyase: MSSYEGRWQTVKVELEAGIAWVTLNRPEKRNAMSPTLNREMVEVLETLEQDAEARVLVLTGAGESWTAGMDLKEYFREIDAGPEILQEKIRREASQWQWKLLRMYTKPTIAMVNGWCFGGGFSPLVACDLAICADEATFGLSEINWGIPPGNLVSKAMADTCGHRESLYYIMTGKTFGGQKAAAMGLVNQSVPLAQLRETTIELANNLLEKNPVVLRAAKIGFKRCRELTWEQNEDYLYAKLDQSRLLDTEGGREQGMKQFLDDKSIKPGLQAYKR, translated from the coding sequence ATGAGTAGCTATGAAGGCCGTTGGCAAACCGTGAAGGTCGAGCTGGAGGCGGGTATCGCCTGGGTGACGCTCAATCGTCCGGAGAAGCGCAATGCCATGAGCCCGACCCTCAACCGCGAGATGGTTGAGGTGCTGGAAACCCTGGAGCAGGATGCCGAGGCGCGTGTGCTGGTGCTGACCGGTGCCGGCGAGTCGTGGACGGCCGGGATGGATCTCAAGGAGTACTTCCGCGAAATCGACGCCGGCCCGGAAATCCTCCAGGAGAAGATCCGCCGCGAGGCTTCGCAATGGCAGTGGAAGCTGCTGCGCATGTACACCAAGCCGACCATCGCCATGGTCAACGGCTGGTGCTTCGGTGGTGGTTTCAGCCCGCTGGTGGCCTGCGACCTGGCGATCTGCGCCGACGAGGCGACCTTCGGCCTGTCCGAGATCAACTGGGGCATCCCGCCGGGCAACCTGGTGAGCAAGGCCATGGCCGACACCTGCGGCCATCGTGAGTCGCTGTACTACATCATGACCGGCAAGACCTTCGGTGGGCAGAAGGCCGCGGCCATGGGCCTGGTCAACCAGAGCGTGCCGCTGGCGCAGCTGCGTGAAACCACCATCGAGCTGGCCAACAACCTGCTGGAGAAGAACCCGGTGGTGCTGCGCGCGGCGAAGATCGGTTTCAAGCGCTGCCGCGAGCTGACCTGGGAGCAGAACGAGGATTACCTGTACGCCAAGCTCGACCAGTCGCGCCTGCTCGACACCGAAGGTGGCCGCGAGCAGGGCATGAAGCAGTTCCTCGACGACAAGAGCATCAAGCCCGGTCTGCAGGCCTACAAGCGCTGA
- a CDS encoding amidase produces the protein MIEVTEVSIAELRAALEAGRTTAVELVQAYLARIDAYDGPQTATRLNAVVVRNPEALQEAEASDARRARGETLGPLDGIPYTAKDSYLVKGLTAASGSPAFKDLVAQRDAFTVERLRAAGAICLGKTNMPPMANGGMQRGVYGRAESPYNAAYLTAPFASGSSNGAGTATAASFSAFGLAEETWSSGRGPASNNGLCAYTPSRGVISVRGNWPLTPTMDVVVPYARTMADLLEVLDVVVADDPETRGDLWRLQPWVPIPKASAVRPASYLELAAGSDALKGKRLGVPRMFINKDELAGTSEKPGIGGPTGQRIHTRASVIALWEAARKALEDAGAQVIEVDFPLVSNCEGDRPGASTVFNRGIVSPEFLHDELWELSGWAFDEFLRANDDPKLNRLADVDGSQIFPHDPGTLPNREDDLAAGMDEYVNMAKRGIKSWDQIATVPDGLRGLEQTRKLDLEDWMDRQGLDAVLFPTVADVGPADADINPQSADIAWSNGIWVANGNLAIRHLGVPTVTVPMGVMADIGMPVGLTFAGRAYDDSVLLRLAAAFEACGSKRLIPPRTPALTRG, from the coding sequence ATGATCGAGGTCACCGAAGTTTCCATTGCCGAGCTGCGCGCCGCACTCGAAGCCGGCCGCACCACCGCAGTCGAACTGGTGCAGGCCTACCTGGCCCGCATCGATGCCTATGACGGCCCGCAAACCGCTACCCGGCTCAACGCCGTGGTGGTGCGCAACCCCGAGGCGCTGCAGGAGGCCGAGGCTTCCGATGCCCGTCGCGCCCGTGGCGAGACCCTCGGCCCGCTGGATGGCATTCCCTACACGGCCAAGGACAGCTACCTGGTCAAGGGCCTCACCGCCGCTTCCGGCAGCCCGGCCTTCAAGGATCTGGTCGCCCAGCGCGATGCCTTCACTGTCGAGCGCCTGCGCGCCGCCGGTGCCATCTGCCTGGGCAAGACCAATATGCCGCCCATGGCCAACGGTGGCATGCAGCGTGGCGTCTACGGCCGTGCGGAAAGCCCGTACAACGCCGCCTACCTGACCGCGCCCTTTGCCTCGGGCTCGTCCAATGGTGCCGGTACGGCCACTGCGGCCAGTTTCTCTGCCTTCGGCCTGGCCGAGGAAACCTGGTCGAGCGGCCGCGGCCCGGCCTCCAACAACGGCCTGTGCGCCTACACGCCGTCGCGCGGGGTGATCTCGGTGCGCGGCAACTGGCCGCTGACCCCGACCATGGACGTGGTGGTGCCCTACGCGCGCACCATGGCCGACCTGCTGGAAGTGCTCGACGTGGTGGTGGCCGACGACCCGGAAACCCGTGGCGACCTCTGGCGCCTGCAGCCCTGGGTGCCGATTCCCAAAGCTTCCGCCGTGCGTCCGGCGTCCTACCTGGAACTCGCCGCCGGCAGCGATGCGCTCAAGGGCAAGCGCCTCGGCGTGCCGCGCATGTTCATCAACAAGGATGAGCTGGCCGGTACCAGCGAGAAGCCTGGCATTGGCGGCCCGACCGGCCAGCGCATCCATACCCGCGCCTCGGTCATCGCCCTCTGGGAAGCGGCTCGCAAGGCCCTGGAAGACGCCGGTGCGCAAGTCATCGAAGTGGACTTCCCGCTGGTGTCCAACTGCGAGGGCGACCGCCCCGGCGCGTCGACCGTGTTCAACCGCGGCATCGTCAGCCCGGAATTCCTCCACGACGAATTGTGGGAGCTCAGCGGCTGGGCCTTCGACGAATTCCTGCGCGCCAACGACGATCCCAAGCTGAATCGGCTAGCCGATGTGGATGGCTCGCAGATCTTCCCGCACGATCCGGGAACCTTGCCGAACCGTGAGGACGACCTGGCAGCCGGCATGGACGAGTACGTCAACATGGCCAAGCGCGGCATCAAGTCCTGGGATCAGATCGCTACGGTGCCCGACGGCCTGCGCGGTCTGGAGCAGACCCGCAAGCTCGACCTGGAGGACTGGATGGATCGGCAGGGGCTCGACGCCGTGCTGTTCCCCACCGTCGCCGACGTCGGCCCGGCGGACGCCGATATCAATCCGCAGTCGGCGGATATCGCCTGGAGCAACGGCATCTGGGTGGCCAACGGCAACCTTGCCATCCGCCACCTGGGCGTGCCCACGGTCACCGTGCCGATGGGGGTGATGGCCGATATCGGCATGCCGGTGGGCCTGACCTTTGCCGGTCGCGCCTACGACGACTCGGTGCTGCTGCGCCTGGCGGCGGCGTTCGAAGCCTGCGGCAGCAAGCGCCTGATCCCGCCGCGGACACCGGCACTGACCCGCGGCTGA
- the mhpT gene encoding 3-(3-hydroxy-phenyl)propionate transporter MhpT gives MTSSSASQRSSLRTIGLCFIVALLEGLDLQATGVAAPHLLREFALNPATLGWVFTAGLIGLLPGAVLGGWLADRYGRKRVLIAAVILFGLFSLLTAHSASYEQLLAARLVTGLGMGAALPILIALSSEVASAELRNMAVSLTYCGVPLGGAFAALIGMFSVGGEWRAVFYVGGVTPLLIAALLVLWLPESRVYRGVALPLGESTRALLGRQRGLVTLLLWCSCFCTLTILYMLLNWLPTLLIERGLSRLDTSAIQVMFNLGGGAGSLLAGRLMDKGKSLLAVLLAYPGMFVALAALATVEQLRWFYLAGMAAGACAVGGQLILYALAPRIYPADVRATGVGVAVAVGRLGSMSGPLLAGQLLAAGAGVSGLLLAVSPLVAIAACSAGALLGRRGESVAAASA, from the coding sequence ATGACCAGTTCATCTGCTTCCCAGCGCAGTTCACTGCGCACGATCGGGCTCTGTTTCATCGTTGCGTTGCTCGAAGGCCTGGATCTGCAGGCCACCGGTGTTGCCGCGCCGCATCTGCTGCGCGAGTTCGCCCTGAACCCGGCCACGCTGGGCTGGGTATTCACCGCCGGGCTGATCGGCCTGCTGCCTGGCGCGGTGCTGGGCGGCTGGCTGGCCGACCGCTACGGACGCAAGCGCGTGCTGATCGCCGCAGTCATCCTGTTCGGCCTGTTTTCCCTGCTCACTGCCCACAGCGCCAGCTACGAGCAACTGCTCGCGGCGCGCCTGGTCACCGGGCTGGGCATGGGCGCGGCGCTGCCGATCCTGATTGCCCTGTCGTCGGAAGTGGCCAGCGCCGAGCTGCGCAACATGGCGGTCAGCCTGACCTATTGCGGAGTGCCGCTGGGTGGTGCCTTTGCCGCGCTGATTGGCATGTTCTCGGTGGGCGGCGAGTGGCGCGCGGTGTTCTATGTGGGCGGCGTGACGCCGCTGCTGATCGCCGCGCTGCTGGTGCTGTGGCTGCCGGAGTCGCGGGTCTACCGCGGTGTGGCGCTGCCGCTGGGAGAAAGTACGCGGGCGCTGCTCGGCCGGCAGCGCGGCCTGGTCACCCTGCTGCTGTGGTGCAGCTGTTTCTGCACCCTGACCATCCTCTACATGCTGCTCAACTGGCTGCCCACCCTGCTGATCGAGCGGGGCCTGAGCCGCCTGGATACCTCGGCGATCCAGGTCATGTTCAACCTCGGAGGGGGCGCCGGTTCGTTGCTGGCCGGACGCCTGATGGACAAGGGCAAGTCCTTGCTGGCGGTACTGCTGGCCTATCCGGGGATGTTTGTCGCGCTGGCGGCGTTGGCTACGGTTGAGCAGCTGCGCTGGTTCTATCTGGCCGGCATGGCGGCAGGTGCCTGCGCGGTGGGCGGCCAGCTGATTCTCTATGCCCTGGCGCCGCGCATCTATCCGGCGGATGTGCGCGCGACCGGCGTGGGTGTGGCGGTGGCGGTAGGGCGCCTGGGCTCGATGAGCGGGCCACTGCTGGCCGGCCAGCTGCTGGCTGCCGGGGCCGGGGTGAGCGGCCTGCTGTTGGCGGTTTCGCCGCTGGTGGCGATTGCCGCATGCAGTGCCGGGGCCTTGCTCGGCCGCCGCGGCGAAAGCGTGGCGGCGGCCTCCGCGTAA
- a CDS encoding TetR/AcrR family transcriptional regulator, with amino-acid sequence MIPQDLQMRREPRQQRTLEIIRRIEQATLELLREGGISLLNTNAIAERCGIDIKSLYRFFPNKEAIVYRLAQQWLEAIRDQEKAIYAGGLGLIETWNALDDMIDRLEQQYSGYGALWQAMDLIPALHDLEAEHEAIQLASMALLLRQHGCQWPEQTLNELVRYLYRTWDVVKQGSIEQGDARGLMWRAHKAWQHRLLLAAVGTRDAAEFEQLLQG; translated from the coding sequence ATGATTCCGCAAGATTTGCAAATGCGCCGCGAGCCGCGCCAGCAGCGCACCCTGGAGATCATTCGGAGGATCGAACAGGCCACCCTGGAGCTGCTCAGGGAAGGCGGCATCAGCCTGCTCAACACCAATGCGATTGCCGAGCGCTGCGGCATCGACATCAAGTCGCTGTACCGCTTCTTCCCCAACAAGGAGGCGATCGTCTACCGCCTGGCGCAGCAGTGGCTGGAGGCCATCCGCGACCAGGAGAAGGCGATCTACGCAGGCGGCCTGGGCCTGATCGAAACCTGGAACGCGCTGGATGACATGATCGACCGCCTCGAGCAGCAGTACTCGGGCTACGGCGCGCTATGGCAGGCCATGGATCTGATCCCGGCGCTGCATGATCTGGAGGCGGAACATGAAGCCATCCAGCTCGCCAGCATGGCGCTGCTGCTGCGCCAGCACGGCTGCCAGTGGCCGGAGCAGACCCTGAACGAGCTGGTGCGCTACCTCTACCGCACCTGGGATGTGGTCAAGCAGGGCAGTATCGAACAGGGCGATGCGCGCGGCCTGATGTGGCGCGCCCACAAGGCCTGGCAGCACCGCTTGCTGCTGGCGGCAGTCGGCACCCGGGACGCCGCCGAATTCGAGCAGCTGCTGCAGGGCTGA
- a CDS encoding amidohydrolase has protein sequence MRLELKQHLALSSFVLLAGIAGCSQTPVPAGATGDNTVYLNGEIYTQDAQRRKVEAIAVSNDKFVYSGSREGAEAFIQQGYRVVDLGGKMVLPGLHDNHIHVLGTVALDVCDLDGKAVNLDQLASKVKECLPRYASEPGSWLKIEQWVPYEGNEPTASYKTIRQALDAAAPGHPVVLSGVDGHAGAYNSQALSMAQDDSGKTVGFTAQTLGKGGVFAELAPYVSLDTGVLRDAAKERIPAGSFDMFAQQVGDPKGEAIYGAILPDVAKVMAQSGITSIQDACTNDFIREQILKMQQQNLLNMRVTLATCFIGDDYAGKVDIPGHLSKAKAVREEFANNPLIKADAVKIFADGVLEGDPFSQPPFTPNAGMLHNYQTPHLKLDEESGAVSVTADSEDSKNNGIVNYKEEDFKNYASALDAAGFSIHVHSVGDRATHVAIDALQAARQRNGDRHIPHTIAHLQVVHPDDQKRLGELGVYLTYTYAWINQQPEYDMLITPFLEKSHKGQAIDDLLYNPNNYSWNAIYPVGNTAKAGAVLVAGSDAPVDSRDPRPFMNIAAGITRAIPGKPAYNAKQGATLEQMLDAYTINGARAVRQDKLIGSIEPGKSADFIVLDRNLFDLVKQGEPAKIADTQVLQTVFRGKTVYSQL, from the coding sequence ATGCGGCTCGAATTAAAACAACACCTGGCGCTTTCCTCCTTCGTCCTGCTGGCCGGCATTGCCGGTTGCAGCCAGACGCCCGTGCCGGCCGGCGCCACGGGCGACAACACGGTCTACCTGAATGGTGAGATCTACACCCAGGATGCCCAGCGGCGTAAGGTCGAGGCGATTGCCGTCTCGAACGACAAGTTCGTCTATTCCGGTAGCCGCGAAGGCGCCGAGGCGTTCATTCAGCAGGGTTACCGGGTGGTCGATCTGGGCGGCAAGATGGTGCTGCCGGGCCTGCACGACAACCATATCCATGTGCTCGGCACCGTCGCTCTGGATGTCTGCGACCTCGACGGCAAGGCGGTGAACCTCGACCAGCTGGCCAGCAAGGTGAAGGAGTGCCTGCCGCGCTACGCCAGCGAGCCCGGCTCCTGGCTGAAGATCGAGCAGTGGGTGCCCTACGAGGGCAACGAGCCTACCGCCAGCTACAAGACCATTCGCCAGGCCCTGGATGCCGCTGCGCCGGGTCATCCGGTGGTGCTCTCCGGGGTCGACGGCCACGCCGGTGCCTACAACTCGCAGGCCCTGAGCATGGCTCAGGACGACAGCGGCAAGACCGTCGGTTTCACTGCCCAGACCCTGGGCAAGGGCGGTGTGTTCGCCGAGCTGGCGCCCTATGTCAGCCTGGATACCGGTGTGCTGCGCGATGCCGCCAAGGAGCGGATTCCGGCCGGCAGCTTCGACATGTTCGCCCAGCAAGTGGGCGACCCTAAGGGTGAAGCCATCTACGGTGCCATCCTGCCGGACGTCGCCAAGGTCATGGCGCAGAGCGGCATCACCAGCATCCAGGATGCCTGCACCAACGACTTCATCCGCGAGCAGATACTCAAGATGCAGCAGCAGAACCTGCTGAACATGCGGGTGACGCTCGCCACCTGCTTCATCGGCGACGACTATGCCGGCAAGGTGGATATCCCCGGTCACCTGAGCAAGGCCAAGGCGGTGCGTGAGGAGTTCGCCAACAATCCGCTGATCAAGGCCGACGCGGTGAAAATCTTCGCCGACGGCGTGCTCGAGGGCGACCCCTTCAGCCAGCCGCCGTTCACCCCCAACGCCGGCATGCTGCACAACTACCAGACGCCGCACCTCAAGCTCGACGAAGAAAGCGGTGCCGTCAGCGTGACCGCGGACAGCGAGGACTCGAAGAACAACGGCATCGTCAACTACAAGGAAGAGGACTTCAAAAACTACGCCAGCGCCCTGGATGCCGCCGGTTTCAGCATCCACGTGCACAGCGTCGGCGACCGCGCCACCCATGTCGCCATCGATGCCCTGCAGGCCGCTCGCCAGCGCAATGGCGATCGGCATATCCCGCACACCATCGCCCACCTGCAAGTGGTGCACCCGGACGACCAGAAGCGCCTGGGCGAGCTGGGCGTGTACCTCACGTACACCTATGCCTGGATCAACCAGCAGCCGGAGTACGACATGCTGATCACCCCGTTCCTGGAGAAGAGCCACAAGGGCCAGGCGATCGACGACCTGCTCTACAACCCGAACAACTACAGCTGGAATGCCATCTACCCGGTGGGCAACACGGCCAAGGCCGGCGCGGTACTGGTGGCTGGCAGCGATGCGCCGGTCGATTCCCGTGATCCGCGGCCGTTCATGAACATCGCGGCCGGGATTACCCGTGCCATCCCCGGCAAGCCGGCCTACAACGCCAAGCAGGGCGCCACGCTGGAGCAGATGCTGGATGCCTACACCATCAACGGGGCGCGGGCGGTACGCCAGGACAAGCTCATCGGCTCGATCGAGCCGGGCAAGTCGGCCGACTTCATCGTGCTCGACCGCAACCTGTTCGACCTGGTCAAGCAGGGCGAACCGGCGAAGATCGCCGACACCCAGGTGCTGCAGACCGTGTTCCGCGGCAAGACGGTGTACAGCCAGCTATAA
- a CDS encoding aldehyde dehydrogenase: MFDVPLLIAGQARPAADGRTFERRSPFTNEVVARVAAATLEDADAAVAAAQAAFPAWAALAPGERRLRLLKAAELMEARAPEFMGAASETGAAANWYGFNVQLAAGMLREAAAMTTQILGEVIPSNVPGSFAMGLRQPCGVVLGIAPWNAPVILGVRALAMPLACGNTVVLKASELSPCTHRLIGQVLHEAGLGDGVVNVISNAPEDAPAIVARLIANPAVRRVNFTGSTHVGRIVGELAARHLKPALLELGGKAPLLVLDDADLDAAVDAAVFGAYFNQGQICMSTERLIVDAKVADAFVLKLAFRVARLRAGNPQDGDAQLGSLIDAAAGQRIQALVDDALAHGACLVSGGGLEGSIMQPVLLDEVTSAMRLYREESFGPVAVVLRGEGDEELLRLANDSEFGLSAAIFSRDVSRALALAQRVESGICHINGPTVHDEAQMPFGGVKSSGYGSFGSRASIEHFTQLRWVTVQNGPRHYPI, from the coding sequence ATGTTCGACGTGCCCTTGCTGATCGCCGGCCAGGCCCGCCCGGCTGCCGATGGCCGTACTTTCGAGCGGCGTAGTCCTTTCACCAACGAGGTGGTGGCGCGGGTGGCCGCCGCCACCCTGGAGGATGCCGATGCGGCGGTGGCCGCGGCCCAGGCGGCGTTTCCCGCCTGGGCCGCGCTGGCGCCCGGCGAGCGCCGCCTGCGCCTGCTCAAGGCCGCCGAGCTGATGGAGGCGCGTGCGCCCGAGTTCATGGGCGCTGCCAGCGAAACCGGCGCAGCGGCCAACTGGTACGGCTTCAACGTGCAGCTGGCGGCCGGCATGCTGCGCGAGGCGGCGGCGATGACCACGCAGATTCTCGGCGAGGTGATTCCGTCCAACGTGCCCGGCAGTTTCGCCATGGGCCTGCGCCAGCCGTGCGGCGTGGTGCTCGGCATTGCACCGTGGAACGCCCCGGTGATCCTTGGCGTGCGCGCCCTGGCGATGCCGCTGGCCTGCGGCAATACCGTGGTGCTGAAAGCCTCGGAGCTGAGTCCCTGCACCCATCGCCTGATCGGCCAGGTGCTGCACGAGGCCGGGCTGGGCGACGGCGTGGTCAACGTGATCAGCAATGCGCCGGAGGATGCGCCAGCCATAGTCGCGCGGCTGATCGCCAACCCGGCGGTACGGCGGGTCAACTTCACCGGCTCCACCCATGTCGGGCGCATCGTCGGCGAGCTGGCCGCGCGCCACCTCAAGCCGGCGTTGCTGGAGCTGGGCGGCAAGGCGCCGCTGCTGGTGCTGGACGATGCCGACCTGGATGCGGCGGTGGATGCCGCGGTGTTCGGCGCCTACTTCAACCAGGGGCAGATCTGCATGTCCACCGAGCGCCTGATCGTCGATGCCAAGGTCGCCGATGCCTTCGTGCTCAAGCTGGCCTTCCGTGTCGCCAGGCTGCGCGCCGGCAACCCGCAGGACGGTGATGCGCAGCTGGGCTCGCTGATCGATGCGGCGGCCGGGCAGCGCATCCAGGCACTGGTGGACGATGCGCTCGCCCATGGCGCCTGCCTGGTTTCCGGCGGCGGCCTGGAGGGCAGCATCATGCAGCCGGTGCTGCTCGACGAGGTGACTTCGGCGATGCGCCTGTACCGCGAGGAGTCCTTCGGCCCGGTGGCCGTGGTACTGCGCGGCGAGGGCGACGAGGAACTGCTGCGCCTGGCCAACGACTCGGAGTTCGGCCTGTCGGCGGCGATCTTCAGTCGCGACGTGTCGCGGGCGCTGGCCCTGGCCCAGCGGGTCGAGTCCGGCATCTGCCACATCAACGGGCCGACCGTGCACGACGAAGCGCAGATGCCTTTCGGCGGGGTCAAGTCCAGCGGCTATGGCAGCTTCGGCAGCCGCGCCTCGATCGAGCACTTCACCCAGTTGCGCTGGGTCACGGTACAGAACGGGCCGCGCCACTACCCGATCTGA